A genomic region of Camelus ferus isolate YT-003-E chromosome 11, BCGSAC_Cfer_1.0, whole genome shotgun sequence contains the following coding sequences:
- the SEMA4G gene encoding semaphorin-4G isoform X2: MWGRLWPLLLSFLTATAVPGPSLRRPSRELDATPRMTIPYEELSGTRHFKGQAQNYSTLLLEEASARLLVGARGALFSLNAHNIGDGTHKEIRWEASPEMQSKCHQKGKNNQTECFNHVRFLQWLNATHLYACGTHAFQPLCAVIDAETFTLPTSFEEGKEKCPYDPARGFTGLIIDGGLYTATRYEFRSIPDIRRSRHPHSLRTEEAPMHWLNDAEFVFSVLVRESKASAVGDDDKVYYFFTERAAEEGSGSFAQSRGSHRVARVARVCKGDLGGKKILQKKWTSFLKARLICHIPQYETLRGVCSLEADTSARTHFYAAFTLTTQWKTLEASAICRYDLAEMQAVFAGPYMEYQDGVRRWGRYEGGVPEPRPGSCITDSLRSRGYNSSQDLPSLVLDFVKLHPLMARPVVPTRGRPLLLKRSVRYTHLTGTPVTTPAGPTYDLLFLGTADGWIHKAVVLGSGMHITEETQVFKEPQSVENLVISRMQHSLYVGAPSGVIQLPLSSCFRYRSCYDCILARDPYCGWDPSTHTCTAITTIANRTTLIQDIERGNRGCEGRDRDTGPPPPLKTRSVLRGDDVLLPCDQPSNLARALWLLNGSMGLSDGQDGYRVGVDGLLVTDTQPGHSGNYGCYAEENGLRTLLASYSLTVRPATPAPAPQAPAMPGAQLAPDVRLLYVLAIAALGGLCLILASSLFYVACLRGGRRGHRRKYSLGRACRAGGSAVQLQTVSGRALQIQMASMSPLSAWPHVLNGPENRQDLCQPPEPHVHSHAHVEECLLAGLQGSHPHLLVHFGVSSLLLDFGCPPNCHIPSYLVLSRSPRPM, from the exons ATGTGGGGGAGGCTCTGGCCCCTCCTCCTGAGCTTCCTGACCGCAACTGCAGTCCCTGGACCCTCGCTGCGGAGACCGTCTAGAGAACTAGATGCCACCCCGCGGATGACCATCCCCTACGAAG AGCTCTCCGGGACCCGGCACTTCAAGGGCCAAGCCCAGAACTACTCAACGCTGTTGCTGGAGGAGGCCTCAGCAAGGCTGCTGGTGGGAGCCCGAGGTGCCCTGTTCTCTCTCAATGCCCACAACATAGGAGATGGGACTCACAAAGAG atCCGCTGGGAGGCCTCTCCAGAGATGCAAAGCAAATGTcatcaaaaagggaaaaacaaccaG ACGGAGTGCTTCAACCATGTGCGATTCCTGCAGTGGCTCAATGCCACCCACCTCTACGCGTGCGGGACTCATGCCTTCCAGCCTCTATGTGCAGTCATT gatGCTGAGACCTTCACCTTGCCAACCAGCTtcgaggaagggaaggagaagtgtCCTTATGACCCAGCTCGTGGCTTCACAGGTCTCATCATTG ATGGAGGCCTCTACACAGCCACGCGGTACGAATTCCGTAGCATTCCTGACATCCGACGGAGCCGCCACCCACATTCCCTGAGGACTGAGGAGGCACCGATGCACTGGCTCAATG ATGCTGAGTTTGTGTTCTCTGTCCTGGTGCGGGAGAGCAAGGCCAGTGCAGTGGGTGATGATGACAAGGTTTACTACTTCTTCACGGAGCGTGCTGCTGAGGAGGGTTCCGGCAGCTTTGCTCAGAGCCGCGGCAGCCACCGCGTTGCCCGCGTGGCCCGTGTGTGCAAG GGAGACCTGGGAGGGAAGAAGATCCTACAGAAGAAGTGGACCTCCTTCTTAAAGGCGCGTCTCATCTGCCACATTCCACAGTATGAGACACTACGTGGTGTCTGCAGCCTGGAAGCGGACACCTCAGCCCGCACGCACTTCTATGCGGCCTTCACGTTGACCACACAGTG GAAGACCCTGGAGGCCTCAGCCATCTGCCGCTACGACCTGGCCGAGATGCAGGCTGTCTTTGCAGGCCCCTACATGGAGTACCAGGATGGTGTCCGGCGCTGGGGCCGCTACGAGGGAGGCGTGCCAGAGCCCCGGCCTGGCTCG TGCATTACAGATTCATTGCGCAGTCGAGGCTACAACTCATCCCAAGACTTGCCATCCCTGGTCCTGGACTTCGTGAAGTTGCACCCACTGATGGCTCGGCCCGTGGTGCCCACACGTGGACGGCCCTTGCTGCTCAAGCGCAGCGTGCGCTACACGCACCTCACAGGGACACCTGTCACCACGCCTGCTGGACCCACCTATGATCTGCTCTTTCTGGGCACAG CTGATGGCTGGATCCACAAAGCTGTGGTCCTGGGCTCTGGGATGCACATTACTGAAGAGACACAAGTGTTCAAGGAGCCCCAGTCTGTGGAGAATCTGGTCATCTCTCGGATGCAG CATAGCCTCTACGTGGGGGCCCCTAGTGGAGTCATCCAGCTACCACTGTCCAGCTGCTTCCGCTACCGTTCCTGCTACGACTGCATTCTGGCCCGGGATCCCTACTGTGGCTGGGACCCCAGCACCCACACCTGCACAGCGATCACCACTATAGCAAACAG GACAACATTGATACAAGACATAGAGAGAGGAAACCGAGGatgtgagggcagggacagggacacAG ggccaccaccaccactgaaGACCCGTTCTGTGCTCCGGGGTGATGATGTCCTACTGCCTTGTGACCAGCCGTCCAACCTGGCCCGGGCCTTGTGGCTGCTCAACGGGAGCATGGGCCTGAGCGATGGGCAGGATGGCTACCGTGTGGGTGTGGATGGGCTGCTGGTAACAGACACACAGCCTGGGCACAGTGGCAACTATGGCTGCTATGCTGAAGAGAACGGCCTCCGCACCCTGCTGGCCTCCTACAGCCTCACGGTGCGGCCAGCCACTCCTGCCCCAGCTCCACAAGCCCCTGCAATGCCTGGGGCACAACTGGCACCTGATGTGAGGCTGCTCTATGTGTTAGCCATTGCTGCACTTGGTGGCCTCTGCCTCATCCTCGCTTCCTCCCTCTTCTATGTGGCCTGTCTTCGGGGAGGTAGAAGAGGACACCGACGGAAATACTCACTGGGTCGAGCCTGCCGGGCAGGGGGCTCTGCTGTGCAGCTGCAGACAGTCTCAG gCAGGGCTCTGCAGATCCAGATGGCCTCAATGTCACCACTCTCTGCATGGCCCCATGTGCTGAATGGTCCTGAAAACAGACAAGACCTTTGCCAGCCACCAGAGCCACACGTACATTCACATGCACACGTGGAAGAATGTCTATTAGCTGGGCTGCagggctcccacccccacctcctggtgcATTTTGGTGTTTCATCCCTTCTTCTGGACTTTGGGTGTCCTCCCAATTGCCACATCCCATCTTATCTAGTCCTCTCTCGTAGTCCCCGCCCCATGTGA
- the SEMA4G gene encoding semaphorin-4G isoform X3 → MWGRLWPLLLSFLTATAVPGPSLRRPSRELDATPRMTIPYEELSGTRHFKGQAQNYSTLLLEEASARLLVGARGALFSLNAHNIGDGTHKEIRWEASPEMQSKCHQKGKNNQTECFNHVRFLQWLNATHLYACGTHAFQPLCAVIDAETFTLPTSFEEGKEKCPYDPARGFTGLIIDGGLYTATRYEFRSIPDIRRSRHPHSLRTEEAPMHWLNDAEFVFSVLVRESKASAVGDDDKVYYFFTERAAEEGSGSFAQSRGSHRVARVARVCKGDLGGKKILQKKWTSFLKARLICHIPQYETLRGVCSLEADTSARTHFYAAFTLTTQWKTLEASAICRYDLAEMQAVFAGPYMEYQDGVRRWGRYEGGVPEPRPGSCITDSLRSRGYNSSQDLPSLVLDFVKLHPLMARPVVPTRGRPLLLKRSVRYTHLTGTPVTTPAGPTYDLLFLGTADGWIHKAVVLGSGMHITEETQVFKEPQSVENLVISRMQHSLYVGAPSGVIQLPLSSCFRYRSCYDCILARDPYCGWDPSTHTCTAITTIANRTTLIQDIERGNRGCEGRDRDTGPPPPLKTRSVLRGDDVLLPCDQPSNLARALWLLNGSMGLSDGQDGYRVGVDGLLVTDTQPGHSGNYGCYAEENGLRTLLASYSLTVRPATPAPAPQAPAMPGAQLAPDVRLLYVLAIAALGGLCLILASSLFYVACLRGGRRGHRRKYSLGRACRAGGSAVQLQTVSGLCRSRWPQCHHSLHGPMC, encoded by the exons ATGTGGGGGAGGCTCTGGCCCCTCCTCCTGAGCTTCCTGACCGCAACTGCAGTCCCTGGACCCTCGCTGCGGAGACCGTCTAGAGAACTAGATGCCACCCCGCGGATGACCATCCCCTACGAAG AGCTCTCCGGGACCCGGCACTTCAAGGGCCAAGCCCAGAACTACTCAACGCTGTTGCTGGAGGAGGCCTCAGCAAGGCTGCTGGTGGGAGCCCGAGGTGCCCTGTTCTCTCTCAATGCCCACAACATAGGAGATGGGACTCACAAAGAG atCCGCTGGGAGGCCTCTCCAGAGATGCAAAGCAAATGTcatcaaaaagggaaaaacaaccaG ACGGAGTGCTTCAACCATGTGCGATTCCTGCAGTGGCTCAATGCCACCCACCTCTACGCGTGCGGGACTCATGCCTTCCAGCCTCTATGTGCAGTCATT gatGCTGAGACCTTCACCTTGCCAACCAGCTtcgaggaagggaaggagaagtgtCCTTATGACCCAGCTCGTGGCTTCACAGGTCTCATCATTG ATGGAGGCCTCTACACAGCCACGCGGTACGAATTCCGTAGCATTCCTGACATCCGACGGAGCCGCCACCCACATTCCCTGAGGACTGAGGAGGCACCGATGCACTGGCTCAATG ATGCTGAGTTTGTGTTCTCTGTCCTGGTGCGGGAGAGCAAGGCCAGTGCAGTGGGTGATGATGACAAGGTTTACTACTTCTTCACGGAGCGTGCTGCTGAGGAGGGTTCCGGCAGCTTTGCTCAGAGCCGCGGCAGCCACCGCGTTGCCCGCGTGGCCCGTGTGTGCAAG GGAGACCTGGGAGGGAAGAAGATCCTACAGAAGAAGTGGACCTCCTTCTTAAAGGCGCGTCTCATCTGCCACATTCCACAGTATGAGACACTACGTGGTGTCTGCAGCCTGGAAGCGGACACCTCAGCCCGCACGCACTTCTATGCGGCCTTCACGTTGACCACACAGTG GAAGACCCTGGAGGCCTCAGCCATCTGCCGCTACGACCTGGCCGAGATGCAGGCTGTCTTTGCAGGCCCCTACATGGAGTACCAGGATGGTGTCCGGCGCTGGGGCCGCTACGAGGGAGGCGTGCCAGAGCCCCGGCCTGGCTCG TGCATTACAGATTCATTGCGCAGTCGAGGCTACAACTCATCCCAAGACTTGCCATCCCTGGTCCTGGACTTCGTGAAGTTGCACCCACTGATGGCTCGGCCCGTGGTGCCCACACGTGGACGGCCCTTGCTGCTCAAGCGCAGCGTGCGCTACACGCACCTCACAGGGACACCTGTCACCACGCCTGCTGGACCCACCTATGATCTGCTCTTTCTGGGCACAG CTGATGGCTGGATCCACAAAGCTGTGGTCCTGGGCTCTGGGATGCACATTACTGAAGAGACACAAGTGTTCAAGGAGCCCCAGTCTGTGGAGAATCTGGTCATCTCTCGGATGCAG CATAGCCTCTACGTGGGGGCCCCTAGTGGAGTCATCCAGCTACCACTGTCCAGCTGCTTCCGCTACCGTTCCTGCTACGACTGCATTCTGGCCCGGGATCCCTACTGTGGCTGGGACCCCAGCACCCACACCTGCACAGCGATCACCACTATAGCAAACAG GACAACATTGATACAAGACATAGAGAGAGGAAACCGAGGatgtgagggcagggacagggacacAG ggccaccaccaccactgaaGACCCGTTCTGTGCTCCGGGGTGATGATGTCCTACTGCCTTGTGACCAGCCGTCCAACCTGGCCCGGGCCTTGTGGCTGCTCAACGGGAGCATGGGCCTGAGCGATGGGCAGGATGGCTACCGTGTGGGTGTGGATGGGCTGCTGGTAACAGACACACAGCCTGGGCACAGTGGCAACTATGGCTGCTATGCTGAAGAGAACGGCCTCCGCACCCTGCTGGCCTCCTACAGCCTCACGGTGCGGCCAGCCACTCCTGCCCCAGCTCCACAAGCCCCTGCAATGCCTGGGGCACAACTGGCACCTGATGTGAGGCTGCTCTATGTGTTAGCCATTGCTGCACTTGGTGGCCTCTGCCTCATCCTCGCTTCCTCCCTCTTCTATGTGGCCTGTCTTCGGGGAGGTAGAAGAGGACACCGACGGAAATACTCACTGGGTCGAGCCTGCCGGGCAGGGGGCTCTGCTGTGCAGCTGCAGACAGTCTCAG GGCTCTGCAGATCCAGATGGCCTCAATGTCACCACTCTCTGCATGGCCCCATGTGCTGA
- the SEMA4G gene encoding semaphorin-4G isoform X1 — protein sequence MWGRLWPLLLSFLTATAVPGPSLRRPSRELDATPRMTIPYEELSGTRHFKGQAQNYSTLLLEEASARLLVGARGALFSLNAHNIGDGTHKEIRWEASPEMQSKCHQKGKNNQTECFNHVRFLQWLNATHLYACGTHAFQPLCAVIDAETFTLPTSFEEGKEKCPYDPARGFTGLIIDGGLYTATRYEFRSIPDIRRSRHPHSLRTEEAPMHWLNDAEFVFSVLVRESKASAVGDDDKVYYFFTERAAEEGSGSFAQSRGSHRVARVARVCKGDLGGKKILQKKWTSFLKARLICHIPQYETLRGVCSLEADTSARTHFYAAFTLTTQWKTLEASAICRYDLAEMQAVFAGPYMEYQDGVRRWGRYEGGVPEPRPGSCITDSLRSRGYNSSQDLPSLVLDFVKLHPLMARPVVPTRGRPLLLKRSVRYTHLTGTPVTTPAGPTYDLLFLGTADGWIHKAVVLGSGMHITEETQVFKEPQSVENLVISRMQHSLYVGAPSGVIQLPLSSCFRYRSCYDCILARDPYCGWDPSTHTCTAITTIANRTTLIQDIERGNRGCEGRDRDTGPPPPLKTRSVLRGDDVLLPCDQPSNLARALWLLNGSMGLSDGQDGYRVGVDGLLVTDTQPGHSGNYGCYAEENGLRTLLASYSLTVRPATPAPAPQAPAMPGAQLAPDVRLLYVLAIAALGGLCLILASSLFYVACLRGGRRGHRRKYSLGRACRAGGSAVQLQTVSGQCPGEEYEGDDGEAPGGLQGGCLQIIPGEGAPAPPPPPPPPPPAELTNGLAALPSRLRRMNGNSYVLLRQSNNGVPAGPCSFAEELSRILEKRKHTQLVEHLDESSV from the exons ATGTGGGGGAGGCTCTGGCCCCTCCTCCTGAGCTTCCTGACCGCAACTGCAGTCCCTGGACCCTCGCTGCGGAGACCGTCTAGAGAACTAGATGCCACCCCGCGGATGACCATCCCCTACGAAG AGCTCTCCGGGACCCGGCACTTCAAGGGCCAAGCCCAGAACTACTCAACGCTGTTGCTGGAGGAGGCCTCAGCAAGGCTGCTGGTGGGAGCCCGAGGTGCCCTGTTCTCTCTCAATGCCCACAACATAGGAGATGGGACTCACAAAGAG atCCGCTGGGAGGCCTCTCCAGAGATGCAAAGCAAATGTcatcaaaaagggaaaaacaaccaG ACGGAGTGCTTCAACCATGTGCGATTCCTGCAGTGGCTCAATGCCACCCACCTCTACGCGTGCGGGACTCATGCCTTCCAGCCTCTATGTGCAGTCATT gatGCTGAGACCTTCACCTTGCCAACCAGCTtcgaggaagggaaggagaagtgtCCTTATGACCCAGCTCGTGGCTTCACAGGTCTCATCATTG ATGGAGGCCTCTACACAGCCACGCGGTACGAATTCCGTAGCATTCCTGACATCCGACGGAGCCGCCACCCACATTCCCTGAGGACTGAGGAGGCACCGATGCACTGGCTCAATG ATGCTGAGTTTGTGTTCTCTGTCCTGGTGCGGGAGAGCAAGGCCAGTGCAGTGGGTGATGATGACAAGGTTTACTACTTCTTCACGGAGCGTGCTGCTGAGGAGGGTTCCGGCAGCTTTGCTCAGAGCCGCGGCAGCCACCGCGTTGCCCGCGTGGCCCGTGTGTGCAAG GGAGACCTGGGAGGGAAGAAGATCCTACAGAAGAAGTGGACCTCCTTCTTAAAGGCGCGTCTCATCTGCCACATTCCACAGTATGAGACACTACGTGGTGTCTGCAGCCTGGAAGCGGACACCTCAGCCCGCACGCACTTCTATGCGGCCTTCACGTTGACCACACAGTG GAAGACCCTGGAGGCCTCAGCCATCTGCCGCTACGACCTGGCCGAGATGCAGGCTGTCTTTGCAGGCCCCTACATGGAGTACCAGGATGGTGTCCGGCGCTGGGGCCGCTACGAGGGAGGCGTGCCAGAGCCCCGGCCTGGCTCG TGCATTACAGATTCATTGCGCAGTCGAGGCTACAACTCATCCCAAGACTTGCCATCCCTGGTCCTGGACTTCGTGAAGTTGCACCCACTGATGGCTCGGCCCGTGGTGCCCACACGTGGACGGCCCTTGCTGCTCAAGCGCAGCGTGCGCTACACGCACCTCACAGGGACACCTGTCACCACGCCTGCTGGACCCACCTATGATCTGCTCTTTCTGGGCACAG CTGATGGCTGGATCCACAAAGCTGTGGTCCTGGGCTCTGGGATGCACATTACTGAAGAGACACAAGTGTTCAAGGAGCCCCAGTCTGTGGAGAATCTGGTCATCTCTCGGATGCAG CATAGCCTCTACGTGGGGGCCCCTAGTGGAGTCATCCAGCTACCACTGTCCAGCTGCTTCCGCTACCGTTCCTGCTACGACTGCATTCTGGCCCGGGATCCCTACTGTGGCTGGGACCCCAGCACCCACACCTGCACAGCGATCACCACTATAGCAAACAG GACAACATTGATACAAGACATAGAGAGAGGAAACCGAGGatgtgagggcagggacagggacacAG ggccaccaccaccactgaaGACCCGTTCTGTGCTCCGGGGTGATGATGTCCTACTGCCTTGTGACCAGCCGTCCAACCTGGCCCGGGCCTTGTGGCTGCTCAACGGGAGCATGGGCCTGAGCGATGGGCAGGATGGCTACCGTGTGGGTGTGGATGGGCTGCTGGTAACAGACACACAGCCTGGGCACAGTGGCAACTATGGCTGCTATGCTGAAGAGAACGGCCTCCGCACCCTGCTGGCCTCCTACAGCCTCACGGTGCGGCCAGCCACTCCTGCCCCAGCTCCACAAGCCCCTGCAATGCCTGGGGCACAACTGGCACCTGATGTGAGGCTGCTCTATGTGTTAGCCATTGCTGCACTTGGTGGCCTCTGCCTCATCCTCGCTTCCTCCCTCTTCTATGTGGCCTGTCTTCGGGGAGGTAGAAGAGGACACCGACGGAAATACTCACTGGGTCGAGCCTGCCGGGCAGGGGGCTCTGCTGTGCAGCTGCAGACAGTCTCAGGCCAGTGTCCTGGAGAGGAATATGAGGGCGATGATGGGGAGGCACCTGGGGGCCTGCAGGGTGGCTGCCTCCAGATCatccctggggagggagccccagccccaccgcccccaccccccccacccccaccggctGAGCTGACCAATGGGCTGGCAGCACTGCCCAGCCGGCTACGTAGGATGAATGGCAACAGCTACGTGCTCCTGAGGCAGAGCAACAATGGCGTGCCGGCAGGGCCTTGCTCCTTCGCAGAGGAGCTCAGCCGCATCCTGGAGAAGAGGAAGCACACGCAGCTCGTAGAGCACCTGGATGAGAGCTCTGTCTGA